In Stenotrophomonas sp. 169, one DNA window encodes the following:
- the radA gene encoding DNA repair protein RadA — protein sequence MAKSRTAYVCSECGADYSKWQGQCTECKAWDTLSEIVVESAAAAGAPASRRSGWAGKIDPPKVTALKDVAQTDHIRVSTRIGEFDRVLGGGLVEGAVVLVGGDPGIGKSTLLLQAVALMAAELPVLYVTGEESLAQVAGRAHRLELPLEGVNALAETCVETILQHAGKAKPRLIVADSIQTLWTESLTAAPGSVSQVRESAARLVRFAKETGTAVFLVGHVTKEGGIAGPRVLEHMVDAVLYFEGESGSRFRLLRAFKNRFGAVNELGVFAMGDKGLKEVSNPSAIFLSGGSTRQPGSCVMVTREGTRPLLVEVQALVDSSPLSNPRRVAVGLEQNRLAMLLAVLHRHGGVVVGDQDVFVNVVGGIRVQETAADLPVLLAVLSSLQDRALAEKTIAFGEVGLSGEIRPVPNGEDRLREAATHGFKRAIVPKANAPKGGAVKGMEVIAVERLSEALEAAAQ from the coding sequence ATGGCCAAGAGCCGTACCGCCTACGTCTGCAGCGAATGTGGCGCCGACTACAGCAAATGGCAGGGTCAGTGCACCGAGTGCAAGGCCTGGGACACGCTGTCGGAGATCGTCGTGGAAAGCGCGGCCGCTGCCGGCGCACCGGCGTCACGGCGCAGTGGCTGGGCCGGCAAGATCGACCCGCCGAAGGTCACCGCGCTGAAGGACGTGGCGCAGACCGACCACATCCGGGTCAGCACCCGTATCGGCGAGTTCGACCGCGTGCTCGGCGGCGGCCTGGTGGAAGGTGCAGTGGTGCTGGTCGGTGGCGATCCCGGCATCGGCAAGTCCACTCTGTTGCTGCAGGCGGTGGCCCTGATGGCGGCCGAGTTGCCGGTGCTGTACGTCACCGGCGAAGAATCGCTGGCACAGGTGGCCGGCCGTGCGCACCGTCTGGAACTGCCGCTGGAAGGCGTCAACGCGCTGGCCGAAACCTGCGTGGAAACCATCCTGCAGCATGCCGGGAAGGCCAAGCCGCGGCTGATCGTGGCCGACTCGATCCAGACGCTGTGGACTGAATCGCTGACTGCCGCACCGGGGTCGGTCAGCCAGGTGCGGGAGAGCGCCGCGCGGCTGGTGCGCTTTGCCAAAGAGACCGGCACGGCCGTGTTCCTGGTCGGGCATGTCACCAAGGAGGGCGGCATTGCCGGGCCCCGCGTGCTGGAGCACATGGTGGATGCGGTGCTGTATTTCGAGGGCGAGAGCGGCAGCCGCTTCCGCCTGCTGCGGGCGTTCAAGAACCGCTTCGGCGCGGTCAACGAACTGGGCGTGTTCGCGATGGGCGACAAGGGCCTGAAAGAGGTCTCCAATCCGTCGGCGATCTTCCTGTCCGGCGGCAGTACGCGCCAGCCCGGTTCCTGCGTGATGGTGACCCGCGAGGGCACCCGCCCGTTGTTGGTGGAGGTGCAGGCACTGGTGGACTCCTCGCCGCTGTCCAATCCGCGCCGCGTGGCGGTGGGGCTGGAACAGAACCGGCTGGCGATGCTGCTGGCGGTGCTGCACCGCCACGGTGGTGTGGTGGTGGGCGACCAGGACGTGTTCGTCAACGTGGTCGGCGGCATCCGCGTGCAGGAAACCGCGGCGGACCTGCCGGTGCTGCTGGCGGTGCTGTCGTCCCTGCAGGATCGCGCGCTGGCGGAAAAGACCATCGCCTTCGGTGAGGTCGGTTTGTCCGGCGAGATCCGTCCGGTGCCCAATGGCGAAGACCGCCTGCGTGAAGCGGCCACCCACGGCTTCAAACGCGCCATCGTGCCCAAGGCGAACGCGCCGAAGGGCGGGGCAGTGAAGGGCATGGAAGTGATCGCCGTGGAGCGGCTGTCCGAAGCGCTGGAGGCTGCTGCGCAGTAG
- the ccsA gene encoding cytochrome c biogenesis protein CcsA, whose translation MTIVLIAALLYLTASVMLVRAVGSDAPRPGRGWVWAAVPATLLHAGYHVQVALQNAGGPDMHFFAALSLVGLGMAGLTSLVGARGRMAALGVVVFPLAALLLAAYHGYGHEPSRELGWRLASHAWLALLSYATLSIAALLAIMLWLQERALRRREFRPWLRALPPLADLESLLFRVITVGFALLTLTLVTGVLFVDDLLAQKLVHKTVLSVLSWLVFGVLLIGRRRYGWRGLKAVHWTLSAMLLLLLAFFGSQFVIELVFGHTTR comes from the coding sequence ATGACAATCGTTCTCATCGCTGCCCTGCTCTATCTGACCGCTTCCGTGATGCTGGTGCGCGCGGTCGGCAGCGATGCGCCCCGCCCCGGTCGCGGCTGGGTGTGGGCGGCGGTGCCGGCCACCTTGCTGCATGCTGGCTACCACGTGCAGGTGGCGCTGCAGAATGCCGGCGGTCCGGACATGCACTTCTTTGCCGCACTCTCACTGGTGGGCCTGGGCATGGCCGGCCTGACCTCGCTGGTCGGTGCGCGCGGGCGCATGGCGGCGCTCGGCGTGGTCGTGTTCCCCTTGGCCGCGCTGCTGCTGGCCGCGTATCACGGCTATGGACACGAACCAAGCCGGGAGCTGGGCTGGCGCTTGGCCAGCCATGCCTGGCTGGCCCTGCTGTCCTACGCCACGCTCAGCATCGCCGCCCTGCTGGCCATCATGCTGTGGCTGCAGGAACGCGCCCTGCGCCGCCGCGAGTTCCGTCCGTGGCTGCGCGCCCTGCCGCCGCTGGCCGATCTGGAATCACTGCTGTTCCGGGTGATCACCGTGGGCTTCGCCCTGCTGACCCTGACGCTGGTCACCGGCGTGCTGTTCGTTGATGACCTGCTGGCACAGAAGCTGGTGCACAAGACGGTGCTCAGCGTGCTCTCGTGGCTGGTCTTCGGTGTGCTGCTGATTGGCCGTCGCCGTTACGGCTGGCGCGGGCTGAAGGCCGTGCACTGGACCCTCAGCGCGATGCTGCTGCTGTTGCTGGCGTTCTTCGGCAGCCAGTTCGTGATCGAACTGGTATTCGGGCATACGACCCGCTGA
- the ffh gene encoding signal recognition particle protein: MFESLTQRLSGTIERLRGRGRLTEENIRDATREVRIALLEADVALPVVQALIERIKERAVGQEVLKSLTPGQALIKVVRDELTAVMGAEASELNLNVPAPAIILMAGLQGAGKTTTVGKLAKHLKEKRKKKVMVVSADVYRPAAIEQLKTLADQVGVLFFPSSADQKPEAIVRAAIDDARKSFVDVLIVDTAGRLAIDEAMMAEIKALHAAVNPAETLFVVDAMTGQDAANTAKAFGDALPLTGVVLTKTDGDARGGAALSVRHITGKPIKFVGVSEKPDGLDVFHPDRIASRILDMGDVLSLVEQVEQQVDKDKAQKLAEKVAKGKKFDLNDMRDQLEQMQNMGGIGGLMDKLPGLGQIPEHLKQQVSQGKEVPRMIAIIGSMTKKERRNPGLLNGSRRARIARGSGTQPSDVNKLMKQYMQMEKMMSKMAGGGMKGMMRSMKGMMGAMGGRGLPFR; the protein is encoded by the coding sequence ATGTTCGAGTCCCTGACCCAGCGCCTTTCCGGCACCATCGAGCGCCTGCGTGGCCGTGGCCGCCTGACCGAGGAAAACATCCGCGACGCTACCCGCGAAGTACGCATCGCGCTGTTGGAAGCGGACGTTGCCCTGCCGGTCGTGCAGGCCCTGATCGAGCGCATCAAAGAGCGCGCGGTCGGCCAGGAAGTGTTGAAGTCGCTGACCCCGGGCCAGGCGCTGATCAAGGTCGTCCGTGACGAGCTGACCGCGGTGATGGGCGCTGAAGCGAGCGAGCTGAATCTCAATGTGCCGGCGCCGGCGATCATCCTGATGGCCGGCCTGCAGGGTGCGGGCAAGACCACCACGGTGGGCAAGCTGGCCAAGCACCTGAAGGAAAAGCGCAAGAAAAAGGTGATGGTGGTGTCGGCCGACGTCTACCGTCCGGCCGCTATCGAGCAGTTGAAGACGCTGGCCGACCAGGTGGGGGTGCTGTTCTTCCCGTCCAGCGCCGACCAGAAGCCGGAAGCGATCGTCCGCGCGGCCATCGACGATGCGCGCAAGTCGTTCGTCGATGTGCTGATTGTCGATACCGCCGGCCGACTGGCGATCGACGAAGCGATGATGGCCGAGATCAAGGCCCTGCACGCAGCGGTCAATCCGGCGGAAACCCTGTTCGTGGTCGATGCCATGACCGGCCAGGATGCGGCCAATACCGCGAAGGCCTTCGGCGATGCGCTGCCGCTGACCGGCGTGGTGCTGACCAAGACCGACGGTGATGCGCGTGGCGGTGCTGCGCTGAGCGTGCGCCACATCACCGGCAAGCCGATCAAGTTCGTTGGTGTCAGCGAAAAGCCCGACGGCCTGGATGTCTTCCATCCCGACCGTATCGCCAGCCGCATCCTGGACATGGGCGACGTGCTGTCGCTGGTGGAGCAGGTTGAACAGCAGGTCGACAAGGACAAAGCCCAGAAGTTGGCCGAGAAGGTCGCCAAGGGCAAGAAGTTCGACCTCAACGACATGCGTGACCAGTTGGAGCAGATGCAGAACATGGGCGGCATCGGCGGCCTGATGGACAAGCTGCCGGGCCTGGGCCAGATCCCGGAGCACCTGAAGCAGCAGGTCAGCCAGGGCAAGGAAGTGCCGCGGATGATCGCGATCATCGGCTCGATGACCAAGAAAGAACGCCGCAATCCGGGCCTGCTCAACGGTTCGCGCCGCGCCCGCATCGCGCGCGGCTCGGGCACCCAGCCGTCTGACGTGAACAAGCTGATGAAGCAGTACATGCAGATGGAAAAGATGATGAGCAAGATGGCCGGCGGCGGCATGAAGGGCATGATGCGAAGCATGAAGGGCATGATGGGCGCCATGGGCGGCCGCGGCCTGCCGTTCCGCTGA
- a CDS encoding aminotransferase class IV encodes MSAVWCNGEPADAAALSAALVNYGHFTSLQVRDRAVQGLDLHLHRLVQATGTLFGTTLEAQQVRRWMAYAVEHREMADASMRVTVFSRAFDFREPLAAVPVDVLVAVGAPVQLAAVRAVRSIGYQRELPALKHVGTFGLFQQRRDAMAGGFDDALFLTADGLVSEGTTWNVAFLDGEQLVWPQAPALRGTAEALLQAHWQGPQVQRAYHAAELATATAAFACNASGIWPLGGIDGRLLPDSIALAERARSVMAAVAWQSLDEQAVPSRPPA; translated from the coding sequence ATGAGCGCGGTCTGGTGCAACGGTGAGCCGGCAGACGCCGCCGCGTTGTCCGCCGCGCTGGTCAATTACGGTCACTTCACATCGCTGCAGGTGCGCGATCGCGCGGTGCAGGGATTGGACCTGCACCTGCACCGTCTGGTGCAGGCCACCGGCACGCTGTTCGGCACGACGCTGGAGGCGCAGCAGGTGCGGCGCTGGATGGCGTATGCGGTTGAACACAGGGAGATGGCGGACGCTTCAATGCGGGTCACCGTATTCTCCCGCGCCTTCGATTTCCGCGAACCCTTGGCGGCCGTGCCGGTGGACGTCCTGGTGGCCGTGGGGGCGCCGGTGCAGTTGGCCGCCGTGCGCGCGGTGCGCAGCATCGGCTATCAGCGTGAGCTGCCGGCCCTGAAGCACGTGGGGACGTTCGGCCTGTTCCAGCAGCGGCGCGATGCCATGGCGGGCGGCTTCGACGATGCGCTGTTCCTGACCGCGGATGGTCTGGTCAGTGAAGGCACCACCTGGAATGTGGCATTTCTCGATGGCGAGCAGCTGGTGTGGCCGCAGGCGCCGGCCTTGCGCGGTACGGCCGAGGCACTGCTGCAGGCGCATTGGCAGGGGCCTCAGGTGCAGCGCGCCTATCACGCGGCGGAACTGGCCACGGCCACGGCGGCGTTTGCCTGCAACGCGAGCGGCATCTGGCCGTTGGGTGGCATTGACGGGCGTCTGTTGCCGGATTCCATCGCCTTGGCCGAACGGGCCCGGAGCGTCATGGCCGCCGTTGCCTGGCAATCACTGGACGAGCAAGCGGTGCCGTCCCGCCCTCCGGCCTGA
- the rpsP gene encoding 30S ribosomal protein S16, with protein sequence MVKIRLTRGGAKKRPFYHIIVTDVRSARDGRNIERVGFYNPVAQGAEKRIELDLARVDHWVKNGAQPTDKVRNLIKEASKSQAAAA encoded by the coding sequence ATGGTCAAGATTCGACTGACCCGCGGCGGCGCCAAGAAGCGTCCCTTCTACCACATCATCGTGACCGACGTCCGTAGCGCCCGTGATGGCCGCAACATCGAGCGCGTTGGTTTCTACAATCCGGTTGCCCAGGGCGCCGAGAAGCGTATCGAGCTGGACCTGGCCCGCGTTGACCATTGGGTCAAGAACGGCGCCCAGCCGACCGACAAGGTGCGCAACCTGATCAAGGAAGCGTCCAAGTCCCAGGCCGCTGCGGCCTGA
- the rimM gene encoding ribosome maturation factor RimM (Essential for efficient processing of 16S rRNA), with product MKDIERRILLGRVAGAFGVRGEIKLESFTEPRSAIFNYQPWIVRSPSGQESTLTGVRGRDTGKHLIARFPDVDDRDVVEAMRGTEVYVARSALPPPKPDEYYWVDLEGLDVKTVEGVSLGQVSHLFSTGSNDVLVTRGDRERMIPFVLPEFVKSVDFDANLVVVDWDPDF from the coding sequence ATGAAAGATATCGAGCGCCGGATCCTGCTGGGCAGGGTTGCCGGCGCTTTTGGTGTGCGCGGCGAAATAAAGCTCGAGTCGTTTACCGAGCCACGTTCCGCCATCTTCAATTACCAACCGTGGATCGTGCGCAGCCCCTCTGGGCAGGAATCGACGCTGACCGGCGTGCGCGGACGCGACACCGGCAAGCATCTGATCGCACGGTTCCCCGACGTCGACGACCGCGATGTGGTCGAAGCGATGCGTGGCACCGAGGTCTACGTGGCCCGCAGTGCGCTGCCGCCGCCGAAGCCCGATGAGTATTACTGGGTCGATCTGGAAGGCCTTGACGTGAAAACCGTCGAGGGCGTGTCGCTGGGCCAGGTGTCGCACCTGTTTTCCACCGGCTCCAACGATGTGCTGGTCACCCGCGGCGACCGTGAACGGATGATTCCGTTCGTGCTGCCGGAGTTCGTCAAATCGGTGGACTTCGACGCCAATCTGGTCGTGGTCGACTGGGATCCCGACTTCTGA
- the trmD gene encoding tRNA (guanosine(37)-N1)-methyltransferase TrmD, translated as MRFDVITLFPEFLAQSAGLGVVGRAQEKQLFSLHGWNPRDYAEGNYRRVDDRPFGGGPGMVMLIEPLQACLAAVRAADPTPARLIYLSPQGRPLTQAKVRELAALPRMILLCGRYEGIDERFLQGEVDEEISLGDYVLSGGELGAAVIIDAVARLQEGALNDAESAAQDSFEGELGLLDCPHFSQPAQHPLGNVPDVLRSGNHAAIAAWRRQQSLVRTAQRRPELLDETALSKADRKLLEQGRQELARQVPPTDQNP; from the coding sequence ATGCGGTTCGACGTCATCACGTTGTTCCCTGAATTCCTCGCCCAGTCCGCTGGGCTGGGCGTGGTCGGACGGGCACAGGAAAAGCAGCTTTTCAGCCTGCATGGCTGGAATCCGCGTGATTACGCCGAAGGCAATTACCGCCGGGTGGACGACCGTCCGTTCGGTGGTGGCCCCGGCATGGTGATGTTGATCGAACCGTTGCAGGCGTGTCTGGCGGCGGTGCGGGCGGCAGATCCGACGCCGGCGCGGCTGATTTACCTCAGCCCGCAGGGACGGCCGCTGACCCAGGCCAAGGTGCGGGAACTGGCGGCGTTGCCGCGGATGATCCTGCTCTGCGGCCGCTATGAAGGCATCGACGAACGTTTCCTGCAGGGCGAGGTCGACGAGGAAATATCCCTCGGCGACTACGTGCTGTCGGGCGGCGAGCTCGGTGCCGCCGTGATCATCGACGCGGTTGCCCGGCTGCAGGAGGGGGCGTTGAACGACGCCGAATCCGCCGCCCAGGACAGCTTCGAAGGGGAGTTGGGCCTGCTCGATTGCCCGCATTTCAGCCAGCCGGCCCAGCATCCACTGGGAAATGTGCCGGACGTGCTGCGGTCAGGCAATCACGCGGCCATCGCTGCCTGGCGGCGCCAGCAATCGCTGGTACGCACTGCACAGCGGCGGCCGGAGCTGCTGGACGAGACTGCCTTGTCCAAGGCGGATCGCAAGCTGCTGGAGCAGGGCAGGCAGGAGCTGGCCCGCCAGGTCCCGCCAACGGATCAAAACCCCTAG
- the rplS gene encoding 50S ribosomal protein L19 has translation MSKLNKSILADFESAQITRELPKFSQGDTVVVNVKVKEGNRERVQAYEGVVIATKNGGLNSAFTVRKISHGYGVERVFQTHSAIIDSVEVKRRGKVRAGKLYYLRGLEGKAARIKEDLAAAAQAKAARLAAKAQ, from the coding sequence ATGAGCAAGCTGAACAAGTCCATCCTCGCAGATTTCGAATCTGCCCAGATCACCCGTGAACTGCCGAAGTTCAGCCAGGGCGACACCGTTGTCGTCAACGTGAAGGTGAAGGAAGGCAACCGCGAGCGCGTGCAGGCCTATGAAGGCGTTGTCATCGCGACCAAGAACGGTGGCCTGAACTCCGCATTCACCGTCCGCAAGATCTCGCACGGCTACGGCGTCGAGCGCGTTTTCCAGACCCACAGCGCCATCATCGACTCGGTCGAAGTGAAGCGTCGTGGTAAGGTCCGCGCCGGTAAGCTGTACTACCTGCGTGGCCTGGAAGGCAAGGCTGCCCGCATCAAGGAAGATCTGGCTGCTGCTGCGCAGGCCAAGGCCGCGCGCCTGGCTGCCAAGGCCCAGTAA
- a CDS encoding DUF6404 family protein → MNAQPPLIPEHYPPQVQRALQKLDAAGAKRAMSAPPLYRLFWRLGWDVAPPVLASFATNVLTTGLWFGAGWGLAMWLLFWRTTGMTGATMVAAGLLAGLLFGVCMALLLRYQRQRLGLPLWSEINH, encoded by the coding sequence ATGAATGCACAACCTCCCCTGATTCCCGAACATTACCCACCGCAGGTGCAGCGCGCCCTGCAGAAACTGGATGCCGCCGGTGCGAAACGCGCGATGTCCGCACCGCCCCTATACCGCCTGTTCTGGCGACTGGGCTGGGACGTGGCACCGCCGGTGCTGGCCAGCTTCGCCACCAACGTGCTCACCACCGGCCTGTGGTTTGGTGCCGGCTGGGGACTGGCGATGTGGCTGCTGTTCTGGCGCACCACTGGCATGACCGGCGCGACGATGGTGGCCGCGGGATTGCTGGCGGGGCTGTTGTTCGGCGTCTGCATGGCCTTGCTGCTGCGCTACCAGCGCCAGCGCCTTGGGCTCCCGTTGTGGAGCGAAATCAACCACTGA